In a single window of the Acipenser ruthenus chromosome 20, fAciRut3.2 maternal haplotype, whole genome shotgun sequence genome:
- the LOC117425886 gene encoding cytosolic iron-sulfur assembly component 2B-like translates to MEGGTRLENANPLIFQRSGERQLTTEEEDEEFADPIDDREIFDLIRTINDPEHPLSLEELNVVEQVRVRVSDDDSTVSVEFTPTIPHCSMATLIGLSIKVKLLRSLPERFKIDVHITPGAHASEQAVNKQLGDKERVAAALENSHLLEVVNQCLSSRT, encoded by the exons ATGGAAGGAGGGACGCGATTAGAAAATGCGAACCCGTTGATCTTCCAGCGATCCGGGGAGAGACAACTCACCACagaagaggaggatgaggagttTGCTGACCCGATAGACGACAGAGAGATTTTCG ATTTGATCAGGACGATTAACGATCCAGAACATCCACTGTCACTGGAAGAATTAAACGTTGTTGAACAAGTGCGAGTTCGG GTGAGTGATGATGACAGCACAGTGTCAGTGGAGTTCACGCCCACAATCCCTCACTGCAGCATGGCCACCCTGATTGGGTTATCTATTAAAGTAAAGCTGCTTCGATCTTTACCTGAGAGGTTCAAG ATTGATGTGCACATTACTCCTGGTGCCCATGCCTCTGAACAAGcag TTAACAAACAGCTGGGGGATAAAGAAAGAGTGGCGGCGGCTTTGGAGAACTCCCACCTGCTGGAAGTTGTGAACCAGTGTTTGTCATCCAGAACTTAA